Proteins from a single region of Nocardiopsis dassonvillei subsp. dassonvillei DSM 43111:
- a CDS encoding helix-turn-helix transcriptional regulator yields MTDRRKPRPELAKAPKIPAQRSQSWLTVEEFCGELLISRDTFYDWRKKGRAPKCAKLPNGSLRIRRTEFEKFMSMAEDNA; encoded by the coding sequence ATGACCGACCGCCGCAAGCCGCGCCCGGAACTGGCCAAAGCCCCCAAGATCCCGGCTCAGCGCTCCCAGAGCTGGCTGACCGTGGAGGAGTTCTGCGGAGAACTGCTGATCAGCCGCGACACCTTCTACGACTGGCGCAAGAAGGGCCGCGCGCCCAAGTGCGCCAAGCTCCCCAACGGAAGCCTGCGCATCCGGCGGACCGAGTTCGAGAAGTTCATGAGCATGGCTGAGGACAACGCCTGA